A DNA window from Bradyrhizobium sp. CCBAU 53421 contains the following coding sequences:
- a CDS encoding helix-turn-helix domain-containing protein, whose translation MKRKNFARRPGCAVEAALDLIDGKWKGVILYHLQAGTQRFGELRRRMPGITQRMLTKQLRALEDDGLVIRKVYAEVPPRVEYTLSELGESLRPVIDILKAWGEGHQERLSCAPAPEVVVKKKRAA comes from the coding sequence ATGAAACGGAAGAATTTTGCGCGCCGGCCGGGTTGCGCGGTCGAGGCCGCGCTCGACCTGATCGACGGCAAATGGAAGGGCGTGATCCTGTATCATTTGCAGGCCGGCACCCAGCGCTTCGGCGAGTTGCGGCGGCGGATGCCCGGCATCACCCAGCGCATGCTGACCAAGCAGCTCCGGGCGCTGGAGGACGACGGCCTTGTGATCCGCAAGGTCTACGCCGAGGTGCCGCCGCGGGTCGAATATACGCTCTCCGAACTCGGCGAGAGCCTGCGTCCGGTGATCGATATTCTGAAAGCCTGGGGCGAGGGCCATCAGGAACGGCTGTCCTGCGCGCCGGCACCCGAGGTCGTCGTGAAGAAGAAGCGCGCGGCCTGA
- a CDS encoding phosphotransferase, with protein sequence MSLLTADPSRIDPEWMTRALRAAGVIDQVRIVDLVCKAVGNGLVADSYRFHLTYDGDELNAPASVVGKFPATDADSRRSGSAHTLYVREVAFYRELAATVDIHTPRPILAEIDPATDDFTLILEDLAPARPGDQLAGCAIPDCLTAMREAAALHAPRWNDPTLDAVQCFTVAASRRRDLRAVLPAIIGHYKERYHGVIEPEFLDLIDRLPDAIPRYQSDRSTPRTLQHADFRLDNMLFEVRGNTSPMATLDWQTLTVGPGIVDVAYFLSAGIDPSERRLHEADLVRFYHSELIRRGVRDYGWDQCWRDYRRYTLHGIMMGVVSALSVQRSERGDALFLKMTRGACAQALDHDSFSYWRG encoded by the coding sequence ATGAGTTTGCTCACGGCCGATCCGTCGCGGATCGATCCGGAGTGGATGACGCGGGCGCTGCGCGCAGCCGGCGTGATCGACCAGGTCAGGATCGTCGATCTCGTCTGCAAGGCGGTCGGCAATGGCCTCGTCGCCGACAGCTACCGATTTCACCTGACCTATGACGGCGATGAGCTGAACGCGCCCGCAAGCGTCGTCGGCAAATTCCCGGCCACGGATGCCGACAGCCGCCGTTCCGGTTCCGCGCACACGCTTTACGTCCGCGAGGTCGCCTTCTATCGCGAGCTGGCCGCCACGGTCGACATTCACACCCCGCGGCCTATCCTCGCCGAGATCGATCCGGCCACCGACGACTTCACGCTCATCCTGGAAGACCTCGCGCCCGCTCGCCCGGGCGACCAGCTCGCCGGATGCGCGATTCCCGACTGCCTGACCGCGATGCGTGAGGCCGCCGCGTTGCATGCGCCCCGGTGGAACGACCCGACGCTCGACGCCGTGCAATGCTTCACGGTAGCCGCAAGCCGGCGCAGGGACCTGCGCGCGGTGCTGCCCGCCATTATCGGTCACTACAAGGAGCGATATCACGGTGTGATCGAGCCGGAATTCCTCGACCTGATCGACCGGCTTCCGGACGCGATCCCGCGCTACCAGTCCGATCGATCGACGCCGCGAACGTTGCAGCATGCGGATTTCCGGCTCGACAACATGCTGTTCGAGGTACGCGGCAACACAAGTCCAATGGCGACGCTCGACTGGCAGACGCTGACGGTGGGGCCAGGCATCGTCGACGTGGCGTATTTCCTGTCGGCCGGGATCGATCCGTCCGAACGGCGGCTTCATGAAGCCGATCTGGTGCGGTTCTATCATTCCGAGCTGATCCGCCGCGGCGTGCGGGACTATGGCTGGGATCAGTGCTGGCGGGATTACCGGCGCTACACGCTGCATGGCATCATGATGGGCGTCGTCTCCGCCCTCAGCGTGCAGCGCTCCGAGCGCGGCGACGCACTGTTCCTGAAGATGACCCGCGGCGCCTGCGCGCAAGCCCTGGACCACGACAGTTTTTCATATTGGCGGGGCTAA
- a CDS encoding OprO/OprP family phosphate-selective porin — translation MGATKVGAIAIGLAGALAASPAYAQSAGGGSDAEIALLKQQLKMLEQKLDKLQKQTNANTATAASANANAKAADAKAARVASANAAIPVKGPVAPSGVVVTLPNNRPTICTADEQNCVAITSRVHWDVGGYDYRPNTAATSPQKLDSGENLRRARIGIVGKFFGDWNYALIYDFGGSSDGFGGAAAGSLPGGGTSGVENAYLSYTGLKPFGGKMAIEAGIMDLLWTMDESTSSNDILFMERASAGIIAQNVAAGDFRSAIGTRWWNDQLWLGGYATGPTTGQIHSASSVTPAGSSEQYGAVVRVAGNPISGKDYSVHIGADAEWLVQPPRNQLTQAQTLTLSDRPELRIDPTTLISTGAIANVSGAQVYGVEAAATYGPFIAQGEYYWFNIDRTANTGLPPFGAPSLKFDGGYAQVGYVLTGENHAYNSSTASYGGIKPHDPFSLAGGGWGAWEIAGRVSQMNLNDQVGQAVGVAGGRQTVYTAALNWYVNNNVRFMLNYLHGDVAKQASATSPVDAGSKFDAVALRTQVAF, via the coding sequence ATGGGTGCGACAAAAGTTGGTGCAATCGCCATCGGCCTTGCGGGGGCGCTCGCCGCCTCGCCGGCCTATGCGCAATCGGCCGGAGGCGGCAGCGACGCGGAGATCGCGCTGCTGAAGCAGCAGCTCAAGATGCTCGAGCAGAAGCTCGACAAGTTGCAGAAGCAGACCAATGCCAATACCGCGACCGCGGCCAGCGCAAACGCCAATGCGAAGGCGGCGGACGCCAAGGCCGCTCGGGTCGCAAGCGCCAACGCCGCGATCCCGGTCAAGGGCCCGGTCGCGCCGTCGGGCGTCGTGGTGACGCTGCCGAACAACCGGCCGACGATCTGCACTGCGGATGAACAGAACTGCGTTGCGATCACGAGCCGCGTGCACTGGGATGTCGGCGGCTACGACTATCGTCCGAACACCGCAGCCACCTCGCCGCAGAAGCTCGACAGCGGCGAGAACCTCCGCCGCGCCCGCATCGGCATCGTCGGCAAATTCTTCGGCGACTGGAATTACGCGCTGATCTACGACTTCGGCGGCTCGTCCGACGGCTTCGGCGGCGCGGCCGCGGGCTCGCTGCCCGGCGGCGGCACCTCCGGCGTCGAGAATGCCTATCTGAGCTACACGGGCTTGAAGCCGTTTGGCGGCAAGATGGCGATCGAAGCCGGCATCATGGACCTGCTCTGGACCATGGACGAATCGACCAGCTCCAACGACATCCTGTTCATGGAGCGCGCCTCGGCCGGCATCATCGCGCAGAACGTCGCGGCCGGCGACTTCCGTTCCGCGATCGGTACCCGCTGGTGGAACGACCAGCTCTGGCTCGGCGGCTATGCCACGGGACCGACCACCGGCCAGATTCATTCGGCCTCCAGCGTCACCCCGGCCGGATCATCCGAGCAGTACGGCGCGGTGGTCCGCGTCGCCGGCAATCCGATCAGCGGCAAGGACTACTCGGTGCATATCGGCGCCGATGCCGAATGGCTGGTGCAGCCGCCGCGCAACCAGCTGACGCAGGCGCAGACCCTCACCCTGAGCGACCGGCCCGAGCTGCGCATCGATCCGACCACACTGATCTCGACCGGTGCGATCGCCAACGTCTCCGGCGCGCAGGTCTACGGCGTCGAGGCGGCGGCGACCTACGGTCCGTTCATCGCGCAGGGCGAATACTACTGGTTCAACATCGACCGCACCGCGAATACCGGGCTGCCGCCGTTCGGCGCGCCGAGCCTGAAATTCGACGGCGGATACGCGCAGGTCGGCTACGTGCTGACCGGCGAGAACCACGCCTACAACTCGTCAACGGCCTCCTATGGCGGTATCAAGCCGCATGATCCGTTCTCGCTGGCCGGCGGCGGCTGGGGCGCGTGGGAGATTGCGGGCCGCGTCAGCCAGATGAACCTCAACGACCAGGTCGGCCAGGCCGTCGGCGTCGCCGGTGGACGGCAGACCGTCTACACCGCCGCGCTGAACTGGTACGTCAACAACAACGTCCGCTTCATGCTGAACTACCTGCATGGCGACGTCGCCAAGCAGGCCTCGGCGACCTCACCCGTGGATGCCGGTTCGAAGTTCGACGCCGTCGCGCTGCGCACGCAGGTCGCGTTCTGA
- a CDS encoding zinc-binding alcohol dehydrogenase family protein, with protein MKAVGYQKSLPIEAADSLVDFEIAKPEPKGRDIRVAVKAISANPVDYKVRKRAAPTDGGYKILGFDAAGVVDAVGPDVSLFKPGDEVFYAGSILRQGTNSEFHLVDERIVGNKPASLSFAQAAALPLTSITAWELLFDRLGAVPGKSLDPRTLLITGGAGGVGSILIQLARRLTGLTVVATATRPESQKWCLDLGAHAVIDHSQPMKEQIEKLKLPPIGLVASLTFTDQHYKSIADFIAPQGKFGLIDDPAEFNVAVFKGKAVSVHWESMFTRSSFQTPDMIAQHHLLNDVADLIDKGVLRTTLDQTFGTINAANLKRAHALLESGKSRGKIVLEGW; from the coding sequence ATGAAGGCCGTCGGATACCAAAAATCGCTGCCCATCGAGGCGGCGGATTCGCTCGTCGATTTCGAGATCGCCAAGCCCGAACCCAAGGGGCGCGACATCCGCGTCGCGGTGAAGGCCATCTCGGCCAACCCGGTGGACTACAAGGTGCGCAAGCGCGCAGCGCCGACCGACGGCGGCTACAAGATCCTCGGCTTCGATGCGGCCGGCGTGGTCGATGCCGTCGGGCCCGACGTTTCCCTGTTCAAGCCCGGCGACGAGGTGTTCTACGCAGGCTCGATCCTGCGCCAGGGCACCAACTCGGAATTTCATCTGGTCGATGAGCGCATCGTCGGCAACAAGCCGGCGTCGCTGTCCTTCGCGCAGGCCGCCGCCCTGCCCCTGACCTCGATCACCGCCTGGGAGCTGCTGTTCGACCGGCTCGGCGCGGTGCCGGGCAAGAGCCTCGATCCGCGCACGCTGCTGATCACCGGCGGCGCCGGCGGCGTCGGCTCGATCCTGATCCAGCTGGCGCGCCGCCTCACCGGGCTGACGGTGGTCGCGACTGCGACGCGGCCGGAATCTCAGAAGTGGTGCCTCGATCTCGGTGCGCACGCGGTGATCGATCACTCGCAGCCGATGAAGGAGCAGATCGAGAAACTGAAGTTGCCGCCGATCGGCCTCGTCGCCAGCCTCACCTTCACCGACCAGCACTACAAGTCGATCGCCGATTTCATCGCGCCGCAGGGGAAGTTCGGCCTGATCGACGATCCCGCCGAATTCAACGTCGCCGTGTTCAAGGGCAAGGCGGTGTCGGTGCATTGGGAATCGATGTTCACGCGCTCGTCGTTCCAGACCCCTGACATGATCGCGCAGCATCATCTGCTCAACGACGTTGCCGACCTGATCGACAAGGGCGTGCTGCGCACCACCCTCGACCAGACCTTCGGCACCATCAACGCCGCCAATCTCAAACGCGCGCACGCGCTGCTGGAAAGCGGCAAGTCGCGCGGCAAGATCGTGCTGGAAGGCTGGTAG